A part of Carassius carassius chromosome 4, fCarCar2.1, whole genome shotgun sequence genomic DNA contains:
- the LOC132139872 gene encoding ankyrin repeat and SOCS box protein 12-like isoform X1: MTEYFSGGVCAHSAPSGRPPNSFRCLLPVSVWLISSFSSMLQLRPVEEDESAAESLELNRAVAYNDHFLLAELLSQERYRKCINQQTGWGIPGTPLRMAASKGHLRCLQLLLAHGAEVDRLDVKAQTPLFTAVCGRYLSCVLALLRAGANPNGSHLNNSSPVLTAAREGDPEILRQLLQHGAEVNARSKVTLWASGVAVCSGPLYLSAIYEHLDCFKMLLLYGADPNYNSPDEKVIGRATQQKTVLELCLRHGCGVEYIQLLIDFGANVYLPTLIIEKSTKQNEALELLLKERGCPKTLASQCRLAIRRHLIQVNKIHSLDSLEIPPRLIDYLKHNPVNSALVY, from the exons ATGACTGAATATTTCAGTGGCGGTGTGTGCGCGCACAGCGCCCCCTCTGGCCGCCCACCAAACAGTTTCCGCTGTTTACTGCCCGTCAGTGTTTGGCTTATTAGCTCG TTCTCCTCTATGCTCCAGCTGCGGCCGGTGGAGGAGGATGAATCAGCTGCTGAGAGTCTGGAGCTGAACCGAGCTGTGGCATACAATGACCATTTCCTGTTGGCCGAGCTACTTTCACAAGAACGTTACAGGAAGTGCATTAATCAGCAGACCGGTTGGGGGATCCCAGGTACCCCGTTACGTATGGCTGCGTCAAAAG GTCACCTGAGGTGCCTGCAGTTGCTCCTGGCCCATGGGGCAGAGGTAGACCGACTTGATGTTAAAGCCCAGACCCCTcttttcactgctgtgtgtgggcGTTACCTGAGCTGTGTGCTCGCACTTCTCCGTGCCGGAGCTAATCCAAATGGAAGTCATCTGAACAACAGCTCGCCCGTGCTCACTGCCGCCCGAGAGGGTGACCCGGAGATCCTCCGCCAGCTGCTTCAGCATGGGGCGGAGGTCAACGCCAGGTCAAAGGTGACGCTGTGGGCCTCAGGGGTTGCTGTGTGCAGTGGCCCGCTTTACCTGTCAGCCATATATGAACACCTGGATTGcttcaaaatgttgctgttatatgGGGCAGATCCGAACTATAACAGTCCGGATGAGAAGGTGATCGGCAGAGCCACGCAGCAGAAGACAGTCCTGGAATTGTGTTTGAGACACGGCTGTGGGGTCGAATACATTCAACTGCTCATTGACTTTGGGGCAAACGTCTACCTGCCGACCCTCATTATAGAAAAGAGCACCAAACAGAATGAAGCTCTTGAGCTGTTGCTGAAAGAGCGAG ggtgTCCGAAGACTCTTGCATCTCAGTGTAGATTGGCTATTCGTAGACACCTGATACAGGTGAACAAGATTCATTCTTTGGACTCTCTGGAAATTCCACCCAGGCTCATCGACTATCTCAAACACAACCCTGTGAACAGTGCATTGGTTTACTGA
- the LOC132139872 gene encoding ankyrin repeat and SOCS box protein 12-like isoform X3 yields the protein MLQLRPVEEDESAAESLELNRAVAYNDHFLLAELLSQERYRKCINQQTGWGIPGTPLRMAASKGHLRCLQLLLAHGAEVDRLDVKAQTPLFTAVCGRYLSCVLALLRAGANPNGSHLNNSSPVLTAAREGDPEILRQLLQHGAEVNARSKVTLWASGVAVCSGPLYLSAIYEHLDCFKMLLLYGADPNYNSPDEKVIGRATQQKTVLELCLRHGCGVEYIQLLIDFGANVYLPTLIIEKSTKQNEALELLLKERGCPKTLASQCRLAIRRHLIQVNKIHSLDSLEIPPRLIDYLKHNPVNSALVY from the exons ATGCTCCAGCTGCGGCCGGTGGAGGAGGATGAATCAGCTGCTGAGAGTCTGGAGCTGAACCGAGCTGTGGCATACAATGACCATTTCCTGTTGGCCGAGCTACTTTCACAAGAACGTTACAGGAAGTGCATTAATCAGCAGACCGGTTGGGGGATCCCAGGTACCCCGTTACGTATGGCTGCGTCAAAAG GTCACCTGAGGTGCCTGCAGTTGCTCCTGGCCCATGGGGCAGAGGTAGACCGACTTGATGTTAAAGCCCAGACCCCTcttttcactgctgtgtgtgggcGTTACCTGAGCTGTGTGCTCGCACTTCTCCGTGCCGGAGCTAATCCAAATGGAAGTCATCTGAACAACAGCTCGCCCGTGCTCACTGCCGCCCGAGAGGGTGACCCGGAGATCCTCCGCCAGCTGCTTCAGCATGGGGCGGAGGTCAACGCCAGGTCAAAGGTGACGCTGTGGGCCTCAGGGGTTGCTGTGTGCAGTGGCCCGCTTTACCTGTCAGCCATATATGAACACCTGGATTGcttcaaaatgttgctgttatatgGGGCAGATCCGAACTATAACAGTCCGGATGAGAAGGTGATCGGCAGAGCCACGCAGCAGAAGACAGTCCTGGAATTGTGTTTGAGACACGGCTGTGGGGTCGAATACATTCAACTGCTCATTGACTTTGGGGCAAACGTCTACCTGCCGACCCTCATTATAGAAAAGAGCACCAAACAGAATGAAGCTCTTGAGCTGTTGCTGAAAGAGCGAG ggtgTCCGAAGACTCTTGCATCTCAGTGTAGATTGGCTATTCGTAGACACCTGATACAGGTGAACAAGATTCATTCTTTGGACTCTCTGGAAATTCCACCCAGGCTCATCGACTATCTCAAACACAACCCTGTGAACAGTGCATTGGTTTACTGA
- the LOC132139872 gene encoding ankyrin repeat and SOCS box protein 12-like isoform X2: protein MTISCWPSYFHKNVTGSALISRPVGGSQVPRYVWLRQKVRVSPFHALSDVTSEFVVHHDHNAAIICPVGHLRCLQLLLAHGAEVDRLDVKAQTPLFTAVCGRYLSCVLALLRAGANPNGSHLNNSSPVLTAAREGDPEILRQLLQHGAEVNARSKVTLWASGVAVCSGPLYLSAIYEHLDCFKMLLLYGADPNYNSPDEKVIGRATQQKTVLELCLRHGCGVEYIQLLIDFGANVYLPTLIIEKSTKQNEALELLLKERGCPKTLASQCRLAIRRHLIQVNKIHSLDSLEIPPRLIDYLKHNPVNSALVY, encoded by the exons ATGACCATTTCCTGTTGGCCGAGCTACTTTCACAAGAACGTTACAGGAAGTGCATTAATCAGCAGACCGGTTGGGGGATCCCAGGTACCCCGTTACGTATGGCTGCGTCAAAAGGTACGTGTGTCACCCTTCCATGCACTCTCAGATGTCACATCTGAGTTTGTTGTCCACCACGACCACAACGCAGCAATTATTTGCCCTGTAGGTCACCTGAGGTGCCTGCAGTTGCTCCTGGCCCATGGGGCAGAGGTAGACCGACTTGATGTTAAAGCCCAGACCCCTcttttcactgctgtgtgtgggcGTTACCTGAGCTGTGTGCTCGCACTTCTCCGTGCCGGAGCTAATCCAAATGGAAGTCATCTGAACAACAGCTCGCCCGTGCTCACTGCCGCCCGAGAGGGTGACCCGGAGATCCTCCGCCAGCTGCTTCAGCATGGGGCGGAGGTCAACGCCAGGTCAAAGGTGACGCTGTGGGCCTCAGGGGTTGCTGTGTGCAGTGGCCCGCTTTACCTGTCAGCCATATATGAACACCTGGATTGcttcaaaatgttgctgttatatgGGGCAGATCCGAACTATAACAGTCCGGATGAGAAGGTGATCGGCAGAGCCACGCAGCAGAAGACAGTCCTGGAATTGTGTTTGAGACACGGCTGTGGGGTCGAATACATTCAACTGCTCATTGACTTTGGGGCAAACGTCTACCTGCCGACCCTCATTATAGAAAAGAGCACCAAACAGAATGAAGCTCTTGAGCTGTTGCTGAAAGAGCGAG ggtgTCCGAAGACTCTTGCATCTCAGTGTAGATTGGCTATTCGTAGACACCTGATACAGGTGAACAAGATTCATTCTTTGGACTCTCTGGAAATTCCACCCAGGCTCATCGACTATCTCAAACACAACCCTGTGAACAGTGCATTGGTTTACTGA